A single window of Thiomicrorhabdus immobilis DNA harbors:
- a CDS encoding response regulator transcription factor produces the protein MNELPILIVDDDTTFLRILEQSIKYHNLMVLTASSPEEAGQLMATQSFAYAILDLNLNGQSGLNLLQTLLSHYPDCKVLILTGYASVATAVEAMRIGAYDYLCKPASVKEILNALGLEESNLSESEEAACPSRNENIEQDSFNAMSVKRLEWEHIQKVLMEHDGNISLTAQALNMHRRTLQRKLQKRPVEK, from the coding sequence ATGAATGAGTTGCCAATTTTAATCGTGGATGACGATACGACTTTTTTAAGGATTTTAGAGCAGTCGATTAAATACCACAATCTTATGGTGCTGACCGCCAGTTCGCCAGAGGAGGCTGGTCAGTTGATGGCCACACAATCGTTTGCTTACGCTATTTTGGACCTGAATTTAAATGGCCAAAGTGGTTTAAACCTGTTGCAGACCTTGTTAAGCCATTATCCCGATTGCAAAGTTCTGATTTTAACGGGCTATGCCAGTGTGGCAACGGCGGTTGAGGCCATGCGTATTGGCGCTTATGATTATTTGTGTAAGCCTGCCAGCGTCAAAGAAATTTTAAATGCGTTGGGGTTGGAAGAAAGCAACCTTTCGGAATCCGAAGAAGCGGCTTGTCCAAGCCGAAATGAGAATATTGAGCAGGATAGTTTTAACGCCATGTCGGTCAAGCGTTTGGAATGGGAACATATCCAAAAGGTGTTAATGGAGCACGATGGCAATATCAGCCTGACTGCACAAGCTTTGAATATGCATCGTCGCACTTTGCAAAGAAAGCTACAAAAAAGGCCGGTTGAAAAATAA